In Papaver somniferum cultivar HN1 chromosome 1, ASM357369v1, whole genome shotgun sequence, a genomic segment contains:
- the LOC113311109 gene encoding uncharacterized protein LOC113311109 yields MAEVQTLSAIDGYTQQMDNSSFFRNSRFSEDTTNSGFGAAFTFCTGDFVLWVLLILSTIGSYRNKGLIRIFGGFRDKSIDLIHGFWLWFGVFGLFCSKISSCLVGISKLSKNPRIEKSEKTIDKTAEICEEINEKSPEISEQGKNDEDGDEEMSTIEELKKAIEIEREEKNRAVTELENERMSSTCATNEAMDMILRLQGEKSSILIEANQCKRLAEQKQQYDQEIIQSLQWVIFKHESERSVLENQLKLCKLKLRECLKLDELEQFEEELLNCANVEEDGASTGSRDTDSSSMMEMQGSHRSKARTKLQW; encoded by the coding sequence atggccgAAGTTCAGACTCTGAGCGCCATTGATGGATACACGCAGCAGATGGATAATTCCTCCTTTTTCAGAAACTCCAGGTTTAGTGAAGATACAACAAATTCTGGGTTTGGAGCGGCATTTACTTTCTGTACAGGTGATTTTGTCCTCTGGGTTCTTTTGATTTTGTCAACCATTGGGTCTTACCGTAACAAGGGTTTGATCAGAATTTTTGGTGGATTCAGAGATAAATCAATTGATTTGATACATGGGTTTTGGTTATGGTTTGGTGTTTTTGGTTTATTCTGTTCAAAAATCTCATCTTGTTTGGTTGGGATTAGTAAACTCTCTAAAAACCCTAGAATCGAAAAATCTGAAAAAACCATTGACAAAACTGCTGAAATCTGTGAAGAAATCAATGAGAAATCTCCTGAAATCAGTGAGCAAGGAAAGAATGATGAAGATGGGGATGAAGAGATGAGTACAATTGAGGAATTGAAGAAAGCAATTGAGAttgaaagagaagagaagaacagAGCAGTTACAGAACTAGAGAATGAGAGAATGTCATCAACATGTGCGACAAATGAAGCAATGGATATGATTCTGAGATTACAAGGTGAAAAGAGTTCAATACTAATCGAAGCGAATCAATGTAAAAGATTAGCTGAACAGAAACAGCAATATGATCAAGAAATCATTCAATCACTTCAATGGGTTATATTCAAACATGAATCAGAAAGAAGTGTTTTAGAGAATCAATTGAAGTTGTGTAAGCTGAAATTGAGAGAGTGTTTGAAATTGGATGAATTGGAGCAATTTGAAGAAGAGCTGTTGAATTGCGCAAATGTGGAGGAGGATGGAGCTAGTACTGGATCGCGTGACACGGATTCTTCGTCTATGAT
- the LOC113311098 gene encoding UPF0481 protein At3g47200-like, with the protein MADNDISLVVDDLIAKLPKLKAPTRPWGSQVCIYKVHQKLQEVSSPSVYKPAVVSIGPIHYGDENLKETQDCKLYYMSEALTQRGKNDINSTTALLQKCVESIEKLEKRIRDCYADPIHLESKEFVEMLVIDGLFIVGLFQHFGVEQPPPDEDPLAHNPWGRQNLTWDLLLLENQIPLFVLESLYKLTTSEEQQNSKTIGYLAYGFFKNYIHFPRDKTVLENMQEADKHEDTPYKHLLDQLAQTFHPLTDNKDGEAPPPLPPLRRALGATFKLIVKIILPKPKTLHTTRLYMASATQLDLAGIKIVKGPTEASFLDISFNDGVLTIPPVSISARVDPLLRNLIANEQFSDRYTEYVTSYSLFMDRLIVTEKDVEFLSNQGIVTNNLGRFEEVADMFSRLHREVVLGRPFYYLGTFDRVNNYYNSRWNFWKAHIKRKYFSSPWVTIAVIAGGILLLLTTLKSIIETLQFYLPKDKLSAEFNPNFLKLGYY; encoded by the coding sequence ATGGCAGACAACGACATCTCGTTAGTAGTTGACGACTTGATAGCCAAACTTCCCAAGTTAAAAGCACCTACGCGTCCTTGGGGATCACAAGTATGCATCTACAAAGTGCATCAGAAGTTGCAGGAAGTGAGCAGTCCTAGTGTATACAAACCTGCGGTTGTATCAATCGGACCGATCCACTACGGAGATGAAAATCTAAAAGAAACACAAGACTGTAAGCTGTATTATATGAGCGAGGCTCTAACTCAAAGGGGAAAGAATGATATCAACTCAACAACAGCGTTACTGCAAAAGTGTGTGGAGTCTATTGAGAAGCTTGAAAAAAGAATTAGAGACTGTTATGCAGACCCTATACATCTGGAAAGCAAGGAATTTGTAGAAATGTTGGTTATTGATGGCTTGTTCATCGTCGGGCTTTTCCAGCATTTCGGGGTTGAACAACCACCACCGGACGAGGATCCTTTAGCTCATAATCCATGGGGCAGACAAAATCTTACATGGGATTTGCTACTCCTTGAAAACCAGATTCCTTTGTTTGTTCTCGAAAGCCTATATAAATTAACCACATCGGAGGAACAGCAAAATTCTAAAACCATTGGTTATCTTGCTTATGGTTTCTTCAAAAATTATATCCACTTCCCAAGAGATAAAACTGTTCTCGAGAACATGCAAGAAGCAGATAAGCAtgaagacaccccttataagcatTTACTCGATCAGTTAGCACAGACATTTCATCCTCTTACAGATAACAAAGATGGCGAGGCCCCTCCACCATTGCCGCCGCTGAGACGTGCTTTAGGAGCAACTTTCAAGTTGATAGTCAAGATAATCTTACCTAAACCAAAGACCCTCCATACAACAAGACTGTACATGGCTAGTGCGACACAGTTGGACCTAGCAGGAATCAAAATCGTTAAGGGCCCTACGGAAGCTAGTTTCCTCGACATCAGCTTCAACGATGGAGTTTTGACAATTCCACCTGTTTCGATCAGCGCCCGCGTTGATCCTCTGCTTAGAAATCTCATTGCAAATGAACAATTCTCCGATCGATATACAGAATACGTGACTTCTTATTCTTTATTCATGGATAGGCTCATAGTTACCGAGAAAGACGTTGAGTTCCTAAGCAATCAGGGTATTGTTACAAACAATCTAGGTCGCTTCGAAGAAGTCGCTGATATGTTTAGCAGGCTTCATAGAGAGGTAGTTTTGGGAAGACCATTCTATTATCTTGGAACATTCGATAGGGTCAACAACTATTACAACAGCCGTTGGAACTTTTGGAAAGCACATATCAAACGGAAATATTTCAGTAGCCCATGGGTGACTATTGCAGTAATCGCAGGAGGCATATTACTGCTTCTGACGACCTTAAAGAGTATTATCGAGACACTTCAATTTTACCTCCCCAAGGATAAACTATCTGCTGAATTTAACCCAAACTTTCTCAAGTTGGGTTACTATTAA